In Anaerotignum faecicola, the following are encoded in one genomic region:
- the typA gene encoding translational GTPase TypA, with protein sequence MKTKRNNIRNVAIIAHVDHGKTTLVDELLKQSGTFRSNQTVQERVMDSGDIERERGITILSKNTSVHYGDVKINIVDTPGHADFGGEVERVLKMVNGVVLVVDAFEGPMPQTKFVLKKALELSLPVVVCVNKVDRPEARCGEVVDEVLELFMELDANDEQLDSPFVFASARQGTASLSPDSQDNDMKCLFETIIEHIPAPEGDPQANLQALITTIDYNEYVGRIGVGKIENGTIHVNDECMLVNIHNPEFSQKVKISKLYVFEGLQRVEVKEATVGDIVAVSGISGIRIGDTICSTDNPQALDFVKISEPTLSMNFSVNDSPFAGTEGKFVTSRHLRERLYKELNTDVSLRVEDTESTETFKVSGRGELHLSILIETMRREGYEFQVAKPEVLYREIDGEKCEPMEIVTIDVPEEFVGNVIEKLGSRKGEMTDMHPSQGGYTRLVFSIPARGLIGYRNEFLTDTKGNGIMNSLFDGYEPFRGEIPMRSQGSLIAFESGEAVAYGLYNAQERGDLFIGAGVKVYAGMVVGRNSRSDDMEVNVCKKKQLTNMRSSGADDALKLTPCIEMSLEQCLEFIADDELVEVTPTSLRMRKKILDSQARKKARNRANNANN encoded by the coding sequence ACTACGTTGGTTGACGAGCTTTTGAAACAGAGCGGGACGTTCCGTTCAAATCAGACGGTGCAGGAAAGGGTCATGGACTCGGGAGATATTGAAAGGGAACGCGGAATTACAATATTATCAAAAAATACGTCGGTACACTACGGAGATGTGAAGATTAACATTGTCGATACGCCGGGACATGCGGATTTCGGCGGGGAAGTGGAACGCGTGCTTAAAATGGTTAACGGCGTAGTGCTTGTAGTTGACGCTTTTGAGGGGCCGATGCCCCAGACTAAGTTTGTTCTTAAAAAGGCGCTTGAATTAAGCCTTCCGGTTGTAGTATGCGTAAATAAGGTGGACAGGCCCGAGGCAAGATGCGGAGAAGTTGTGGACGAAGTTCTCGAGCTTTTTATGGAACTTGATGCAAACGACGAACAGCTTGACTCGCCTTTCGTTTTTGCTTCCGCAAGGCAGGGAACGGCGTCGCTTTCGCCGGACAGCCAGGACAATGACATGAAATGCCTTTTTGAAACCATAATCGAACATATACCGGCTCCGGAAGGAGATCCGCAGGCGAATCTGCAAGCCCTTATTACAACGATAGATTATAACGAATATGTGGGGCGTATAGGCGTAGGCAAGATTGAAAACGGCACAATACATGTAAACGACGAATGTATGCTTGTTAATATCCATAACCCGGAATTCAGCCAAAAAGTTAAAATAAGCAAGCTCTATGTATTTGAAGGATTACAGAGGGTTGAAGTAAAAGAGGCTACAGTCGGCGATATTGTCGCTGTAAGCGGTATTTCGGGCATCAGGATAGGCGATACTATCTGCTCGACTGATAATCCGCAGGCGCTTGACTTTGTTAAGATTTCGGAGCCTACCCTTTCAATGAATTTTTCCGTTAACGACAGCCCATTTGCAGGTACGGAAGGTAAATTTGTTACAAGCAGGCATTTAAGGGAAAGGCTTTACAAAGAACTTAACACAGACGTGAGCCTTCGTGTTGAGGATACTGAATCGACGGAAACGTTTAAAGTTTCGGGAAGAGGCGAACTTCACCTTTCAATACTGATTGAAACCATGAGGCGCGAAGGATATGAATTCCAGGTTGCAAAGCCGGAAGTGCTCTACAGGGAGATAGACGGCGAAAAATGCGAGCCGATGGAAATAGTTACCATAGACGTTCCGGAAGAATTTGTAGGAAATGTTATTGAAAAACTCGGAAGCCGCAAAGGGGAAATGACGGATATGCATCCTTCCCAGGGAGGATATACGCGCCTTGTTTTTTCAATACCGGCAAGGGGCCTTATAGGATACAGGAACGAATTTTTGACGGATACAAAGGGCAACGGAATAATGAATTCGCTTTTTGACGGCTATGAACCGTTCAGGGGAGAGATACCTATGCGTTCGCAGGGATCGCTTATTGCTTTTGAAAGCGGCGAAGCCGTTGCCTACGGCCTTTACAACGCGCAGGAAAGAGGCGACCTTTTTATAGGCGCGGGAGTAAAGGTTTATGCGGGAATGGTTGTAGGGCGCAATTCCAGATCCGACGATATGGAAGTTAACGTATGCAAGAAAAAACAGCTTACAAATATGCGTTCTTCCGGAGCGGACGACGCACTTAAACTGACGCCATGCATAGAAATGAGCCTTGAACAGTGCCTTGAGTTTATAGCCGACGACGAGCTTGTCGAGGTTACTCCAACAAGCCTTAGGATGAGGAAAAAGATACTCGATTCCCAGGCTAGGAAAAAAGCAAGGAACAGGGCGAACAATGCGAATAACTGA